Proteins found in one Apostichopus japonicus isolate 1M-3 chromosome 16, ASM3797524v1, whole genome shotgun sequence genomic segment:
- the LOC139983294 gene encoding uncharacterized protein isoform X1: MHRKFDEIRNLEIYFSTELYSLLFCSTYLPTLPVPLNFCLPHTEKRNGSVTSGNSTFRAGIKELTTSARFTLFSQRWAQLSDEERAIYKERAKSEPLSLSSKERQWKANLRKMKRLMDHQKELMPTTEGFFVMAHSARDEYFGGSEQGLKYLRENFHIVEGFIAGPGVWAKSSSSKVTVKQIRDLFNEKYAAVAGKGKKMPYSMQNSFTVSGLPDGLQLRQPSRYGTKQLREIWDARDSIVILLLSS, from the exons ATGCACAGGAAATTTGACGAAATTCGAAACCTTGAAATCTACTTTTCGACCGAGCTGTATTCACTTCTCTTTTGCTCAACTTATCTACCGACGCTACCAGTACCACTTAACTTTTGTCTGCCTCATACTGAGAAG AGAAATGGATCAGTCACAAGTGGAAATTCAACCTTCAGAGCAG GTATTAAAGAACTAACAACTTCAGCACGGTTCACTCTGTTTTCACAGAGATGGGCCCAGCTGAGTGATGAAGAGCGGGCTATCTACAAAGAGAGAGCCAAGAGTGAACCCCTCTCACTATCCTctaaagagaggcaatggaaaGCAAACCTGAGGAAGATGAAGCGTTtg ATGGATCACCAAAAGGAACTGATGCCAACCACAGAGGGTTTCTTTGTAATGGCACACTCTGCAAGGGATGAATACTTTGGTGGGTCTGAACAAGGACTTAAGTACCTCCGTGAGAATTTCCATATTGTGGAGGGCTTTATTGCAG gTCCAGGAGTGTGGGCCAAATCATCTTCTAGTAAAGTGACGGTGAAACAAATAAGGGATCTCTTTAATGAGAAATATG CTGCGGTTGCTGGTAAAGGCAAGAAGATGCCATACAGCATGCAGAACAGTTTCACAGTGTCTGGACTTCCAGACGGACTGCAACTGAGACAGCCTTCCAGATATGGCACAAAGCAGTTGCGAGAAATTTGGGATGCCAGAGACTCAATTGTCATATTATTACTTAGCTCATAG
- the LOC139983294 gene encoding uncharacterized protein isoform X2, which produces MDQSQVEIQPSEQTKQLRIRIDKPGGLSSFNIFCKELCSQEEGIKELTTSARFTLFSQRWAQLSDEERAIYKERAKSEPLSLSSKERQWKANLRKMKRLMDHQKELMPTTEGFFVMAHSARDEYFGGSEQGLKYLRENFHIVEGFIAGPGVWAKSSSSKVTVKQIRDLFNEKYAAVAGKGKKMPYSMQNSFTVSGLPDGLQLRQPSRYGTKQLREIWDARDSIVILLLSS; this is translated from the exons ATGGATCAGTCACAAGTGGAAATTCAACCTTCAGAGCAG ACAAAACAACTAAGGATACGCATAGACAAGCCTGGGGGTTTGTCATCCTTCAACATATTTTGCAAGGAGCTTTGTTCCCAAGAGGAAG GTATTAAAGAACTAACAACTTCAGCACGGTTCACTCTGTTTTCACAGAGATGGGCCCAGCTGAGTGATGAAGAGCGGGCTATCTACAAAGAGAGAGCCAAGAGTGAACCCCTCTCACTATCCTctaaagagaggcaatggaaaGCAAACCTGAGGAAGATGAAGCGTTtg ATGGATCACCAAAAGGAACTGATGCCAACCACAGAGGGTTTCTTTGTAATGGCACACTCTGCAAGGGATGAATACTTTGGTGGGTCTGAACAAGGACTTAAGTACCTCCGTGAGAATTTCCATATTGTGGAGGGCTTTATTGCAG gTCCAGGAGTGTGGGCCAAATCATCTTCTAGTAAAGTGACGGTGAAACAAATAAGGGATCTCTTTAATGAGAAATATG CTGCGGTTGCTGGTAAAGGCAAGAAGATGCCATACAGCATGCAGAACAGTTTCACAGTGTCTGGACTTCCAGACGGACTGCAACTGAGACAGCCTTCCAGATATGGCACAAAGCAGTTGCGAGAAATTTGGGATGCCAGAGACTCAATTGTCATATTATTACTTAGCTCATAG